In the Deltaproteobacteria bacterium genome, one interval contains:
- the fabH gene encoding beta-ketoacyl-ACP synthase III yields the protein NDPMGASELGTRAAREALDNAGISKDDVDLIIYATLSPDKFFPGDGVLVQAKLDIAPGVPALDIRNQCSGFLYGLSVANAFIKTKTYKNILLIGSEVHSTGLDLSDRGRDVSVIFGDGAAAVVLSGVEDDGEDDILSVHLHADGRHADVLQIAYPSSAEMPRATPEKIEQGLHWPMMEGRTVFKHASVRMPEVVMEALTQNGVTPEDIDLLIPHQANLRISEMVQKRLKLRDDQVFNNIQKYGNTTACSIPLALHEAITEGKLKRGDLLCLAAFGAGFTWGSALIRY from the coding sequence AAAATGATCCCATGGGTGCATCCGAACTGGGGACCCGGGCGGCCAGAGAAGCACTCGATAATGCAGGCATATCGAAAGATGATGTCGACCTAATTATCTATGCGACCTTAAGCCCTGATAAGTTCTTCCCAGGAGATGGGGTTCTTGTTCAAGCAAAGCTTGATATTGCCCCAGGTGTGCCTGCCTTAGATATTAGAAACCAATGTTCAGGTTTTCTTTATGGTTTGTCTGTAGCGAACGCGTTTATTAAAACCAAAACCTACAAAAATATTTTATTGATTGGTTCAGAAGTTCATTCAACTGGCCTCGATTTAAGCGACCGCGGCCGCGACGTCTCGGTTATCTTTGGCGATGGTGCAGCTGCAGTTGTTTTGTCAGGTGTTGAGGATGATGGCGAAGATGATATTTTGAGTGTGCATTTGCATGCCGATGGTCGCCACGCTGATGTTCTGCAGATTGCTTACCCTTCAAGTGCCGAAATGCCGCGCGCAACCCCGGAAAAAATCGAACAAGGTCTGCACTGGCCTATGATGGAAGGGCGAACAGTCTTTAAACACGCTTCCGTGCGAATGCCGGAAGTTGTAATGGAAGCTCTAACCCAAAATGGGGTTACTCCAGAAGACATCGATCTCTTGATTCCTCACCAAGCCAATCTTCGCATCAGCGAAATGGTTCAAAAGCGTCTCAAACTTAGAGATGACCAAGTATTCAACAATATTCAGAAATATGGGAACACAACCGCTTGCTCGATTCCCTTGGCTCTGCACGAAGCAATTACCGAGGGTAAACTTAAACGGGGCGATCTGCTTTGCTTAGCCGCTTTTGGTGCAGGATTTACCTGGGGCTCGGCTCTAATCCGCTACTGA
- a CDS encoding DUF3467 domain-containing protein codes for MQDRDLKLQIKLDDEISKGMYVNLALVNHTQGEFTIDAMYVQPQQPLANVRARLISSPHHTKRLLRALQENIRKYEERFGPIELQGPDPADQLLQ; via the coding sequence ATGCAAGATAGAGACTTAAAGCTTCAAATTAAACTCGATGATGAAATCAGCAAAGGGATGTACGTGAACCTAGCGTTGGTGAACCATACTCAAGGAGAGTTTACGATTGACGCGATGTACGTTCAGCCCCAGCAGCCATTGGCAAATGTGCGAGCGCGACTTATTTCAAGTCCTCATCACACCAAGAGACTTCTGCGAGCGCTTCAGGAAAATATCCGAAAATATGAAGAGCGGTTTGGACCCATCGAGCTTCAAGGCCCAGACCCAGCAGATCAGCTTCTTCAGTAG
- a CDS encoding tyrosine--tRNA ligase: MTTKNAFDVLKERGFIKQCTDEEAVRELFEEGPVTAYIGYDPTATSLHIGNLFVTMALMHLERLGHRPLVVVGGATAMVGDPSGKTEMRQMMTGDTIGDNVSSIKQQLSRFLTFEEGKSILVNNADWLMEFKYIDFLRDVGRHFSVNRMLAAESYKQRLERGLSFIEFNYQILQAYDFMELRRRHGCVLQMGGDDQWGNILAGVDLTRRIDSELVHGLTFPLLLTSAGEKMGKTAKGALWLDADRVSPYEFYQYWVNVDDADLEKTLGFLTFLPMEEVRTVTTLQGRELNMAKSILAYEVTKLVHGKEEASKAHQAAQSAFGSREIPAELLVSSDVPRKVASNTAQIPTKELANSELAEGVTLVDMMVQVGFDKSKSAARRLINQGAVRINDVKITDGAYALSEADFQDGAMTLRSGKKKVHRVVLKGA, translated from the coding sequence ATGACGACAAAAAATGCATTCGATGTGCTTAAAGAGCGCGGTTTTATCAAACAATGTACTGACGAAGAGGCTGTGCGAGAGCTTTTCGAAGAAGGCCCAGTAACGGCCTACATTGGCTATGATCCCACAGCAACAAGCCTTCACATAGGCAACTTGTTCGTGACCATGGCGTTGATGCATTTGGAGCGCCTCGGCCACCGGCCATTGGTGGTTGTGGGTGGAGCCACGGCGATGGTTGGCGACCCGTCCGGTAAGACAGAGATGCGTCAAATGATGACGGGCGACACGATTGGAGACAACGTATCCTCGATTAAGCAGCAACTTTCACGCTTTCTGACCTTTGAAGAGGGTAAAAGCATTTTGGTAAACAACGCTGATTGGTTGATGGAGTTCAAATACATCGACTTTTTAAGAGATGTTGGGCGTCACTTTTCTGTAAATAGAATGCTCGCGGCTGAATCTTACAAGCAAAGACTTGAGCGCGGTTTGTCTTTTATCGAGTTCAACTATCAGATCTTACAAGCTTACGATTTCATGGAGCTTCGGCGTAGACACGGGTGTGTTTTGCAGATGGGCGGCGATGACCAGTGGGGTAATATTTTGGCAGGGGTCGACCTCACTCGAAGGATTGATTCCGAACTTGTCCACGGCCTTACTTTTCCTCTTTTGCTCACTTCAGCCGGTGAAAAAATGGGTAAAACGGCTAAGGGCGCTCTATGGCTGGACGCCGACCGCGTGAGCCCGTACGAATTTTACCAGTACTGGGTAAATGTAGACGATGCAGATTTGGAAAAGACTCTCGGGTTTTTGACCTTTTTGCCGATGGAAGAGGTTCGCACTGTGACCACTCTCCAGGGCCGGGAACTGAATATGGCGAAATCTATTCTCGCCTACGAGGTGACCAAGCTCGTTCACGGGAAAGAAGAGGCGTCAAAAGCTCATCAAGCAGCACAAAGCGCTTTCGGTTCGCGTGAAATCCCTGCCGAACTCTTGGTTTCAAGCGATGTACCTCGGAAAGTAGCCTCCAACACCGCTCAAATCCCTACAAAGGAGCTTGCAAATTCAGAGCTTGCTGAAGGTGTTACACTTGTTGATATGATGGTTCAGGTGGGTTTTGATAAATCGAAAAGCGCGGCGCGGCGTTTGATTAACCAAGGTGCAGTAAGAATTAACGATGTTAAGATTACTGATGGAGCCTACGCCCTCTCTGAAGCCGATTTTCAAGATGGGGCCATGACCCTACGTTCTGGAAAGAAAAAAGTTCACCGTGTGGTGCTAAAAGGAGCTTGA